One genomic window of Thalassolituus hydrocarboniclasticus includes the following:
- a CDS encoding PaaI family thioesterase, with product MSFETVLQQAQQSGDFQPLVDGIPYANLIGLKFQRFGQDVLFHLPANEDNIGNPILPAIHGGVIGGFMELAASLHLMMTMDTAALPKMIDFSLDYLRAGRHQDTFAECQVWRQGSRVANVAITAWQTERTSPIATARAHFLLAR from the coding sequence ATGAGTTTTGAAACCGTGCTGCAACAGGCGCAGCAGAGTGGTGATTTCCAGCCGCTGGTGGATGGTATTCCCTATGCCAATTTAATTGGTCTGAAATTTCAGCGTTTTGGTCAGGATGTGCTGTTTCATCTGCCGGCTAACGAAGACAATATCGGCAATCCGATTTTACCGGCCATTCATGGCGGCGTGATCGGCGGCTTTATGGAGCTGGCGGCGTCACTGCATCTGATGATGACTATGGATACTGCCGCCTTACCGAAAATGATCGATTTCTCCCTCGATTATCTGCGTGCCGGACGTCATCAGGATACCTTTGCTGAATGTCAGGTCTGGCGTCAGGGCTCGCGTGTCGCCAACGTCGCCATTACCGCCTGGCAGACTGAGCGCACCAGCCCGATTGCCACGGCCCGCGCGCATTTTCTGTTGGCGCGTTAA
- a CDS encoding sensor domain-containing diguanylate cyclase, producing the protein MTDSNIEFGDIHWLMDILQNIDVGLVVLDRQYNIQLWNGFMESHSGLSPQKAKGENLFDLFNEIPKDWFMKKAEPVYQLKTRTFTIWEQRPYLFRFKNYRPITGRASVMYQNTSIIPLESINRSVDHICVIIYDVTDIAVSREDVQSAHQTLNELNRTDQLTELSSRGYWLKDIEREFLRCQRSVLPSTLVMFDLDDFRTINGRYGHQAGDEVLRSVSEGVRQTLRQTDHVCRFGGEVFAALLVDTDEEEAVVFAERIRKMIERMEVRYEQQSIHATASLGIARYQKSFSSAQDWLQAADKALYHAKESGRNKTTVYQPKAR; encoded by the coding sequence ATGACGGATTCAAACATTGAATTTGGTGACATCCACTGGCTGATGGATATTCTGCAGAATATCGACGTCGGTCTGGTGGTACTCGACCGCCAGTACAATATCCAGCTGTGGAATGGCTTTATGGAAAGCCACAGTGGCTTAAGCCCGCAAAAAGCCAAGGGCGAAAATCTGTTCGACCTGTTCAACGAAATTCCCAAAGACTGGTTTATGAAAAAAGCGGAGCCGGTTTATCAGCTGAAAACCCGCACCTTTACCATCTGGGAGCAACGTCCGTATTTATTCCGCTTTAAAAATTACCGCCCTATTACCGGCCGCGCGTCGGTGATGTATCAGAACACCAGTATTATTCCGCTGGAGTCGATTAACCGCAGTGTTGATCATATCTGCGTGATTATTTATGACGTAACCGACATTGCCGTCAGCCGCGAAGACGTACAGTCTGCTCATCAGACCCTGAATGAACTGAACCGCACAGACCAGCTGACCGAGCTGTCCAGTCGCGGTTACTGGCTGAAAGATATCGAGCGTGAATTTCTGCGCTGCCAGCGTTCGGTATTACCAAGCACCCTGGTCATGTTTGATCTGGACGATTTCCGTACCATTAATGGCCGCTATGGCCATCAGGCCGGTGACGAGGTACTGCGCTCGGTATCGGAAGGCGTTCGCCAGACACTGCGCCAGACCGACCATGTCTGCCGTTTTGGTGGTGAAGTGTTTGCGGCTCTGCTGGTCGATACCGATGAAGAAGAGGCCGTGGTCTTTGCCGAGCGTATCCGCAAGATGATTGAACGCATGGAAGTCCGGTATGAACAGCAAAGCATTCATGCCACCGCCAGCCTGGGTATTGCCCGCTATCAGAAAAGCTTCTCCAGTGCTCAGGACTGGCTACAGGCCGCCGACAAAGCGCTCTATCACGCCAAAGAAAGCGGTCGTAACAAAACCACAGTCTATCAGCCCAAAGCCCGCTAA
- a CDS encoding histidine kinase has product MSVTSTAVSLNEDQRDCYQELTNVAMGQAADRLARLLDVYVVLPIPKVNLIESSDLHMAIQDAETDSAMSAVCQGFIGSGIAGEALLLFNDTSFSDLAALMNYGGELDRYGELELLMDVSSLLIGACIQGIGEQLEIHFNQGHPVVLGQHCKVEDILKSGNHQWTKTLAIEIHYTIEHVNIDCDLLLLFTEDSVAKLNNKINYLLD; this is encoded by the coding sequence ATGAGCGTCACATCTACCGCAGTATCTCTGAACGAAGACCAACGCGACTGTTATCAGGAGCTGACTAACGTTGCCATGGGTCAGGCCGCCGACCGTTTAGCACGACTGCTGGATGTCTATGTGGTGTTGCCGATTCCCAAAGTAAACCTGATTGAATCCAGCGATCTGCATATGGCGATTCAGGATGCTGAAACCGATTCGGCTATGTCAGCGGTATGCCAGGGATTTATTGGTTCAGGTATTGCCGGTGAAGCGCTGCTGTTATTTAACGACACCAGCTTCTCCGACCTGGCCGCACTGATGAATTATGGTGGCGAACTCGACCGTTACGGCGAGCTGGAATTATTAATGGACGTCAGCTCACTGTTAATCGGCGCCTGTATTCAGGGCATTGGTGAGCAGCTGGAGATTCACTTTAATCAGGGTCATCCGGTGGTGCTTGGCCAGCATTGCAAAGTCGAGGACATTTTAAAAAGTGGTAATCATCAGTGGACCAAAACCCTGGCCATTGAAATCCACTACACCATTGAGCATGTGAATATCGACTGTGACCTGCTGTTGCTGTTTACCGAAGACTCAGTCGCGAAACTGAACAACAAAATTAATTATCTGCTGGATTAA
- the thiC gene encoding phosphomethylpyrimidine synthase ThiC, with protein sequence MGKNNSAHTSLSEQMRVDELSLQPFPASSKFYVQGSRADLQVALREIALSDTQLANGKTEANAPVRVYDTSGPYTDPAVNIDVRKGLQALRQNWINERADTEELAGFSSEYARIRDMNLTLEKLRFELKRRPRRALPGKNVTQLHYARQGIITPEMEYVAIRENLALSRAQLDEAQKSQHPGMSFGASIPAEITPEFVRSEIARGRAVIPNNINHPETEPMIIGRNFRTKVNANIGNSAVTSSIEEEVEKMVWATRWGADTVMDLSTGDHIHETREWIIRNSPVPIGTVPLYQALEKCNGVAEDLTWELFRDTLIEQAEQGVDYFTIHAGVRLAHVPLTAKRVTGIVSRGGSIMAKWCLAHHKESFLYTHFEDICDIMKAYDVCFSLGDGLRPGSIADANDEAQFAELKTLGELTKIAWKHDVQTFIEGPGHVPMHLIKENMEMQLEHCDEAPFYTLGPLTTDIAPGYDHITSGIGAALIGWYGCAMLCYVTPKEHLGLPNKEDVKQGLITYKIAAHAADLAKGHPGAQLHDDAMSKARFEFRWQDQFNLALDPDTARSYHDETLPKEGHKLAHFCSMCGPKFCSMKISQEVRDFASAQEAEDAPQSEGVPQYEEAQQGMAEKAAEFRASGSALYQEAEA encoded by the coding sequence ATGGGCAAAAACAATTCAGCGCATACATCGTTAAGCGAACAGATGCGTGTTGACGAACTCTCTCTGCAGCCATTTCCGGCGTCCAGCAAATTCTATGTGCAAGGCAGCCGTGCCGATTTACAGGTTGCACTGCGCGAAATTGCGCTGTCCGATACACAGCTGGCTAATGGTAAAACCGAAGCCAATGCGCCGGTGCGGGTATACGATACTTCCGGCCCTTACACCGACCCGGCCGTGAATATTGATGTGCGCAAAGGTCTGCAAGCGCTGCGTCAGAACTGGATTAATGAACGGGCCGATACTGAGGAGCTTGCCGGTTTCAGCTCCGAATATGCGCGTATCCGCGATATGAACCTGACGCTGGAAAAACTGCGTTTTGAACTTAAGCGTCGTCCGCGCCGGGCATTACCCGGCAAAAATGTCACCCAGCTGCATTATGCACGACAGGGCATTATCACCCCGGAAATGGAGTATGTGGCCATCCGCGAAAATCTGGCATTAAGCCGGGCACAGCTGGATGAGGCACAAAAAAGCCAGCATCCGGGTATGAGTTTCGGTGCGTCGATTCCGGCGGAAATTACCCCGGAATTTGTTCGCTCAGAAATTGCCCGTGGCCGGGCGGTGATTCCCAATAATATTAACCACCCGGAAACCGAGCCGATGATTATCGGCCGTAATTTCCGCACCAAGGTCAATGCTAATATCGGCAATTCGGCAGTTACGTCGTCCATCGAAGAAGAAGTGGAAAAGATGGTCTGGGCCACCCGCTGGGGCGCCGATACCGTGATGGATTTATCCACCGGCGATCATATTCACGAAACCCGCGAATGGATTATCCGTAATTCACCGGTGCCTATTGGTACCGTGCCTTTGTATCAGGCGCTGGAAAAATGCAACGGCGTGGCCGAAGACCTGACCTGGGAATTATTCCGCGATACCTTAATTGAGCAGGCCGAGCAGGGCGTGGATTATTTTACTATTCACGCCGGTGTGCGTCTGGCGCATGTGCCGCTGACCGCCAAACGGGTGACGGGTATTGTCAGCCGTGGTGGTTCGATTATGGCGAAATGGTGTCTGGCGCATCATAAAGAGAGTTTTCTCTACACCCATTTCGAAGATATCTGCGACATTATGAAAGCCTACGATGTCTGCTTCTCCCTCGGCGATGGTCTGCGTCCCGGCTCCATTGCCGATGCCAATGACGAAGCGCAGTTTGCCGAATTAAAAACTCTGGGGGAATTAACCAAAATCGCCTGGAAGCACGATGTGCAGACCTTTATTGAAGGTCCGGGCCATGTGCCGATGCATTTAATTAAAGAAAATATGGAGATGCAGCTCGAGCATTGTGACGAAGCGCCGTTTTATACCTTAGGACCGCTGACCACCGATATTGCACCGGGCTACGACCATATTACCTCAGGCATCGGCGCGGCATTAATTGGCTGGTATGGCTGCGCCATGCTGTGTTACGTCACGCCGAAAGAGCATTTGGGCCTGCCCAATAAAGAGGATGTTAAACAGGGCTTAATTACCTACAAAATTGCTGCTCATGCCGCTGACTTAGCCAAGGGGCATCCGGGCGCGCAGCTGCACGATGATGCGATGTCGAAGGCGCGTTTTGAATTCCGCTGGCAGGATCAGTTCAACCTGGCCCTTGATCCTGATACGGCACGCAGTTACCACGATGAAACCCTGCCGAAAGAAGGCCATAAGCTGGCGCATTTCTGTTCTATGTGCGGGCCAAAATTCTGCTCGATGAAAATCTCGCAGGAAGTGCGCGATTTTGCTTCGGCCCAGGAGGCGGAAGACGCGCCGCAAAGCGAAGGCGTGCCACAGTACGAAGAAGCGCAGCAGGGCATGGCTGAAAAAGCCGCAGAATTCCGCGCCAGCGGCAGTGCGCTCTATCAGGAGGCCGAAGCATGA
- a CDS encoding PaaI family thioesterase, translated as MSLSVKTRAERFVATLRHCQVLGLTVESAQDNVLVMRLPYSEQIVGNPVTGTVHGGSLTTLMDTACGTAVFSSLPGFELCPTLDLRMDYMKAATPNRDLFAEARVTRIASSVVFTECEVFQGEERDLVAKCAATFMRIGENMTPPEFRARIEQGDDVTAAGAAQ; from the coding sequence ATGAGCTTATCGGTTAAAACACGGGCCGAGCGTTTCGTTGCCACCCTGCGTCATTGTCAGGTACTGGGGCTGACGGTTGAAAGCGCGCAGGACAATGTACTGGTTATGCGCCTGCCATACAGTGAACAGATTGTGGGCAACCCGGTCACCGGCACTGTGCACGGCGGCAGCCTGACCACGCTGATGGATACCGCCTGTGGTACGGCGGTGTTCTCCTCGCTGCCGGGTTTCGAGTTGTGCCCGACACTGGATCTGCGTATGGATTATATGAAAGCGGCAACACCAAACCGCGATCTGTTTGCCGAAGCACGGGTAACGCGTATCGCCAGCTCGGTGGTCTTTACCGAGTGTGAGGTATTTCAGGGCGAAGAGCGCGACCTGGTGGCCAAGTGCGCTGCTACTTTTATGCGTATCGGTGAGAATATGACCCCACCGGAATTCCGTGCCCGTATCGAGCAGGGCGATGATGTAACGGCTGCAGGAGCTGCACAATGA
- a CDS encoding acyl-CoA thioesterase, which produces MNFDDYLQQVSQQDTLEIHPSWGQGRTTFGGLSAALILHRIEQGLDDGQVLRSLNVSFCGPLNTAESFTLSSQSIRVGKSVAHYQGQTVQQDQVTTLVNACFGRERESDIEVKLPPVSCGTPGSGQAMPFIKGITPEFTQHINFTYVEGGLPFTNSKHNVIRGWMRFNDGERALSNAHLVALIDAWPPTLLQKLKSPAPCASVTWSIEMVTPLSQLPQLPGGSDWLWYEADIRQAHDGYGHTEARIYTADGVLLALSRQLVVVYDKR; this is translated from the coding sequence ATGAATTTTGACGATTACCTGCAGCAGGTTAGTCAGCAGGATACGCTGGAAATCCACCCCAGCTGGGGTCAGGGCCGCACCACCTTTGGCGGCCTGTCGGCGGCATTGATCCTGCACCGCATAGAACAGGGTCTGGATGACGGCCAGGTGCTGCGTTCACTGAATGTCAGTTTTTGCGGCCCGCTCAATACCGCTGAATCCTTTACCCTCAGCAGCCAAAGCATCCGCGTTGGTAAATCCGTTGCTCACTATCAGGGCCAGACCGTACAGCAGGATCAGGTAACCACGCTGGTTAATGCCTGCTTTGGGCGTGAGCGGGAATCCGACATAGAGGTTAAGCTGCCACCTGTCAGCTGTGGCACGCCAGGATCAGGTCAGGCCATGCCCTTTATCAAAGGCATAACTCCGGAGTTTACCCAGCATATTAACTTCACCTATGTGGAAGGCGGCCTACCCTTCACCAACAGCAAACACAATGTTATCCGTGGCTGGATGCGCTTTAACGATGGCGAACGCGCGCTGAGCAATGCCCATCTGGTCGCCCTGATCGATGCCTGGCCGCCAACGCTGCTGCAAAAACTGAAAAGCCCGGCGCCCTGTGCCAGCGTAACCTGGAGCATCGAGATGGTGACGCCGTTAAGCCAGCTGCCGCAGTTACCGGGCGGCAGCGACTGGCTCTGGTACGAGGCGGACATCCGTCAGGCGCACGATGGTTATGGCCACACAGAAGCGCGGATCTACACCGCCGACGGTGTATTGCTGGCACTCAGCCGTCAGCTGGTGGTGGTTTACGATAAACGCTGA
- a CDS encoding FAD-binding oxidoreductase — protein sequence MSEQRRVCIAGAGLMGSLLAWRLARQGFQVEVYEAAAEDQPASAAHTAAAMVAPYSERSLAHPEVFALGLQSLQLWPQLLPELHADSGIAVHYGQSGSLVVAHPADQAELTQFAQDLRQGGLWNPADDGRENEAAIQRLNQARLQDLEPALNPQLAEGFWLRHEAWVDNRALLPALHKAARSFGARFYFSTALNDLPPYAAIKLDCRGLGAKAALPQLRGVRGEVLWIESQEVQISRPIRLLHPRYHLYLVPKGRHRYVLGATEIESEDRSPVSVRSALEMLSALYCLSPALAEARILNFDVNLRPALADHRPQILAQDDGVLSINGLFRHGYLLAPALLQRLQQQHGLVLGLEPAPTGQSAPSKSIPSQAIAFGGEACA from the coding sequence ATGAGCGAGCAGCGTCGGGTTTGTATTGCCGGCGCGGGCCTGATGGGCAGCTTGCTGGCGTGGCGTCTGGCCCGTCAGGGCTTTCAGGTGGAGGTCTATGAGGCCGCCGCCGAAGACCAGCCCGCCAGTGCTGCGCATACCGCCGCGGCGATGGTCGCGCCTTACAGCGAGCGCTCGCTGGCGCATCCGGAAGTCTTTGCGCTGGGCCTGCAGTCGTTGCAGCTGTGGCCGCAGTTATTACCGGAGTTGCACGCCGACAGTGGTATTGCCGTGCACTATGGTCAGAGCGGCAGTCTGGTGGTGGCCCATCCGGCGGATCAGGCCGAGCTTACGCAGTTTGCTCAGGATCTGCGTCAGGGCGGTTTATGGAATCCCGCCGATGACGGCCGTGAAAACGAAGCCGCCATTCAGCGTCTGAATCAGGCGCGGTTGCAGGACCTTGAGCCTGCGCTGAATCCGCAACTGGCCGAAGGTTTCTGGCTGCGCCACGAAGCCTGGGTCGATAACCGTGCGTTATTACCGGCCCTGCACAAAGCAGCGCGCAGTTTTGGCGCGCGCTTTTATTTTTCAACAGCGCTGAACGATTTACCGCCTTACGCCGCCATTAAGCTTGATTGTCGTGGATTGGGCGCCAAAGCCGCCTTGCCACAGCTGCGTGGCGTACGCGGTGAGGTGTTGTGGATTGAAAGCCAGGAGGTGCAGATTTCGCGGCCGATACGGTTGCTGCATCCGCGTTATCACCTCTATCTGGTACCGAAAGGGCGTCACCGCTATGTACTGGGTGCTACCGAAATCGAAAGCGAAGACCGCTCGCCGGTCAGCGTGCGCTCGGCGCTGGAAATGCTCAGTGCGTTGTATTGCCTCAGTCCGGCGCTGGCCGAAGCGCGGATTCTGAACTTCGACGTCAATTTACGCCCGGCACTGGCCGATCATCGTCCGCAGATCCTTGCTCAGGATGATGGGGTGCTCAGCATTAACGGCCTGTTCCGTCACGGTTATCTGCTGGCGCCAGCGCTGCTGCAGCGCCTGCAACAGCAGCATGGTCTGGTGCTGGGGCTGGAGCCTGCGCCAACCGGGCAGTCCGCCCCCTCAAAGTCCATCCCCTCACAAGCCATCGCCTTCGGAGGTGAAGCATGCGCCTGA
- a CDS encoding AraC family transcriptional regulator — MSSHWIPRPFIDAPLRGAARLGLNPEQLWTAAGLDTAVLADPEGQINANDYASLMATLWAHSDDEFMGLAKVRSHSGTFAMMCKAIISCSSLEHALHRAHSFYALFDGAPNILVIRGPQLSRIQIEHDPVADPDHFLSESLLAIWHRLSSWLVGQGIPLLSVGCNYPPPAHAALYQNLFATPVKFNEDSTYLLIPSRVLSLPVSQTAASLRAFLNHSPADFLARPNPHESMTGKLRQLFRRYELDSLPDLAESAVQLGVSGATLRRRLHDEQTSFQKLKDECRLEEASLRLAQQDTSIREIAEYLGYTETSTFHRAFKKWMGLTPGDYRSQQQGIRR, encoded by the coding sequence ATGTCGAGTCACTGGATACCCCGCCCCTTTATTGATGCGCCACTGCGCGGTGCTGCCCGACTGGGTCTGAACCCTGAACAGCTGTGGACGGCGGCCGGACTGGATACCGCTGTTCTGGCCGATCCTGAAGGGCAGATTAATGCTAATGACTACGCCAGTCTGATGGCCACCCTGTGGGCCCACAGCGACGATGAATTTATGGGGCTGGCGAAAGTGCGCAGCCATTCCGGCACCTTTGCCATGATGTGCAAGGCCATCATCAGTTGCTCATCACTGGAGCATGCCTTACACCGTGCCCACAGCTTTTACGCGCTGTTTGATGGCGCCCCCAATATACTTGTTATTCGCGGTCCGCAATTGTCGCGAATACAGATTGAACATGATCCGGTTGCAGACCCTGATCATTTTCTCAGTGAATCCCTGCTGGCTATCTGGCACAGGCTGAGCAGCTGGCTGGTAGGCCAGGGTATTCCCCTGCTGTCGGTCGGTTGCAACTATCCGCCCCCTGCCCATGCCGCGCTGTATCAGAACCTGTTTGCCACACCGGTTAAATTCAACGAAGACAGTACCTATCTGCTGATTCCCAGCCGGGTACTCAGCCTGCCGGTCAGTCAGACTGCGGCCTCCCTGCGCGCCTTTTTAAATCACTCTCCGGCCGATTTTCTCGCCCGGCCGAATCCGCATGAAAGCATGACCGGTAAACTGCGTCAGCTGTTCCGCCGTTACGAACTCGACAGCCTTCCGGATCTGGCGGAAAGCGCCGTCCAGCTCGGTGTATCCGGTGCTACACTGAGAAGGCGCCTGCATGACGAGCAGACCTCTTTTCAGAAACTGAAAGATGAATGCCGGCTGGAAGAAGCCAGCCTGCGTCTGGCGCAGCAGGATACCAGCATCCGTGAAATTGCCGAGTATCTGGGTTACACCGAAACCAGCACATTCCACCGCGCTTTCAAAAAATGGATGGGACTGACACCGGGTGATTATCGCAGCCAACAACAAGGCATACGCCGCTGA
- a CDS encoding response regulator, whose protein sequence is MATNVLICDDSSFARKQMARAIPKEWEVDIHFAGDGVEGVQAIREGKGEVVFLDLTMPNMDGYGVLETIRKEDLPAMVIVVSGDIQPDAQDRVRKLGAMAFIKKPIDADKAREVLTEYGILTGA, encoded by the coding sequence ATGGCTACCAACGTTCTGATCTGCGACGACTCAAGTTTTGCCCGTAAACAAATGGCGCGGGCGATCCCCAAAGAATGGGAAGTGGACATTCATTTTGCCGGTGATGGCGTGGAAGGCGTACAGGCCATCCGCGAAGGAAAAGGCGAAGTGGTTTTTCTCGACCTGACCATGCCCAATATGGATGGCTACGGCGTACTGGAAACCATCCGCAAAGAAGATCTGCCTGCCATGGTGATTGTTGTGTCCGGCGATATTCAGCCCGATGCTCAGGACAGAGTCAGAAAACTCGGTGCAATGGCTTTTATCAAAAAGCCGATTGATGCCGATAAAGCCCGCGAAGTGCTGACCGAATACGGCATTCTGACAGGGGCCTGA
- a CDS encoding hybrid sensor histidine kinase/response regulator, with protein sequence MIIAANNKAYAADSGYPSVIRFAVSLIFLLCLSGQSLTAFAITPASWTLSAQDSGRLLGRELEYWREDSQQALTLDELKALKPDWRRHSDTIPNFGLSPHAYWFRLRVKLPEASDQWRLSIEFPLLDRVDLYLQFDQRTIQQEQFGDRLPFSQRPLRHRNFHIPLRLNYAGEYEIYLRAQSAGSMQLPVAFWLRDEQEAEAASDYLGAGLYIGFIAAILLFNFFIAATTREMYILYFTCFLFGYLVFYVSLSGYGFEYLWPDNLWLEERLTIIAIAASCIFAALFTQRFLHLKKYYPRLNRLNQLCLYSAWLMLVLNPLLDYQLAVKITMAGTFTVGLLSLMIGISAALQRTISGVLYAGGWLTLLLGVIVHSLSKEGLLPITPLIEYSSHIGSIFLVCTHSMAIALRFYEERQQHKLTLEQMTEAQRESLRSRYRMQEAELQRKQTELENQAKSVFLAMMSHEIRTPLNGVLGMVQLLGQTRLDPQQQRYLETINTSGESLLTILNDILDLSKMNSGKLQLEMQEVLLHELISDCLTLYSQQAKEKDLTLLAYLHLPMYQTIHTDPTRLRQIINNLLSNAVKFTSRGSIILTVRFSDGKMLLSVKDTGIGISEEYQTRLFEHFSQADASTSRNYGGTGLGLSICKQLSELLGGDINVHSRSGEGTEFIFTLPDCLPDNPIDIRNIGSGSVCIQLDKPEEQELTARFMRELGFQQTRHAPADILFSDKAAAEINPEDYRRVIYLCDENQSDLNPLQQIVRPLKTSSIVHRLNNTGTQYGNTHTTPAQLFKDCLIWVAEDNPVNQKVVAGMLRHLGVKYELFSDGSSLIKAWQEKQQAHPDMILMDCEMPVMDGFTATQRLREHEQETPDYKRIPVVALTAHALPEYREKALNNGFDDFLSKPIRQEQLRQLCLRWLLPPSDESC encoded by the coding sequence GTGATTATCGCAGCCAACAACAAGGCATACGCCGCTGATTCCGGTTATCCGTCCGTTATCCGCTTTGCTGTCTCCCTGATATTTCTGCTCTGTCTTTCCGGCCAGTCACTGACGGCCTTTGCCATAACACCAGCCAGCTGGACACTCAGCGCACAGGACTCAGGGCGCCTGCTGGGGCGCGAACTTGAGTACTGGCGGGAAGACAGCCAGCAAGCTCTTACTCTGGACGAATTAAAAGCTTTAAAGCCCGACTGGCGGCGCCACTCTGATACCATCCCGAATTTCGGCTTATCGCCGCATGCTTATTGGTTCCGGCTGCGTGTAAAATTACCGGAAGCCAGCGACCAGTGGCGATTGAGTATTGAATTCCCGCTGCTTGACCGGGTTGATCTGTATCTGCAGTTTGACCAGCGAACCATTCAGCAGGAACAGTTTGGCGATCGCTTGCCGTTCAGCCAGCGCCCCCTGCGACACCGTAATTTCCATATACCCCTGCGGCTGAATTATGCCGGTGAGTACGAGATTTATCTCCGGGCACAAAGTGCGGGCTCTATGCAGCTGCCTGTTGCATTCTGGTTAAGGGACGAGCAGGAAGCCGAGGCAGCCAGCGACTATCTGGGCGCGGGGCTGTATATCGGTTTTATTGCGGCCATTTTGCTGTTTAATTTCTTTATTGCCGCAACAACCCGTGAAATGTACATCCTGTATTTCACCTGCTTTTTATTTGGTTATCTGGTCTTTTACGTCTCTCTCAGCGGTTATGGATTTGAATACCTGTGGCCTGACAATTTATGGCTGGAGGAACGTCTGACCATTATTGCTATCGCTGCCTCCTGTATTTTTGCTGCCCTTTTCACCCAGCGCTTTTTACACCTGAAGAAATACTATCCGCGTCTGAACCGCCTGAATCAGCTCTGTTTATATTCTGCCTGGCTGATGCTGGTGCTGAATCCTCTGCTGGATTATCAGCTCGCCGTAAAAATAACCATGGCCGGTACTTTTACTGTAGGCCTGCTCAGTCTGATGATCGGCATCAGTGCAGCTCTGCAACGGACAATATCCGGGGTACTTTATGCCGGCGGCTGGCTGACTCTGCTTTTGGGAGTCATCGTCCACAGCCTGAGCAAAGAAGGCTTGCTGCCCATCACGCCACTAATTGAATACTCCTCACACATTGGCTCCATTTTCTTGGTCTGTACGCACAGCATGGCCATTGCCCTGCGTTTTTACGAAGAACGCCAGCAACATAAACTCACGCTGGAGCAGATGACGGAAGCACAGAGAGAAAGCCTGCGCTCGCGCTATCGTATGCAGGAAGCAGAACTGCAGCGCAAACAGACCGAACTGGAAAATCAGGCTAAATCGGTATTCCTGGCCATGATGAGCCACGAAATCCGCACACCGCTGAATGGTGTACTGGGTATGGTGCAATTATTGGGGCAGACGCGACTCGACCCACAGCAGCAACGCTATCTGGAAACCATCAACACATCCGGCGAATCACTGCTCACCATTCTTAATGACATTCTGGATCTATCAAAAATGAATTCCGGCAAACTGCAGCTGGAGATGCAGGAAGTTCTTTTACACGAACTGATCAGTGACTGCCTGACACTGTATTCCCAGCAGGCAAAAGAAAAAGATCTGACATTACTGGCCTACCTGCATCTGCCAATGTACCAGACCATTCATACTGACCCCACACGCCTGCGCCAGATCATCAATAATCTGCTCAGCAACGCCGTCAAATTTACCAGCCGTGGCAGTATTATCCTGACAGTGCGTTTCAGCGATGGAAAAATGCTGCTCAGTGTTAAAGACACGGGGATCGGTATCAGTGAAGAATATCAAACACGCTTATTTGAACACTTCAGCCAGGCTGATGCTTCTACCTCCCGTAATTACGGCGGCACCGGTCTGGGGTTAAGCATCTGTAAACAGTTAAGCGAATTACTCGGTGGCGATATCAACGTTCACAGCCGCAGCGGCGAGGGCACAGAATTTATTTTTACCCTACCCGACTGCCTGCCGGACAATCCCATCGATATCAGAAACATAGGCTCAGGCAGTGTATGTATTCAGCTGGATAAGCCCGAAGAACAGGAATTAACAGCACGCTTTATGCGTGAACTCGGTTTCCAGCAAACCCGGCACGCGCCCGCCGATATATTATTCAGCGACAAAGCTGCAGCAGAAATAAACCCTGAGGATTACCGGCGTGTTATATATCTTTGCGATGAGAATCAAAGCGACCTGAACCCGTTACAACAGATTGTTCGGCCACTGAAAACTTCCAGCATTGTTCACCGCCTGAATAATACAGGTACGCAGTATGGCAACACTCATACAACGCCTGCGCAGTTATTCAAAGATTGCCTCATTTGGGTAGCCGAAGATAATCCGGTTAATCAAAAGGTTGTTGCCGGCATGCTGCGCCATCTTGGTGTTAAATATGAGCTTTTTTCCGATGGCAGCAGCCTTATTAAGGCCTGGCAGGAAAAGCAACAGGCTCATCCGGATATGATTTTAATGGACTGTGAAATGCCGGTGATGGATGGCTTTACCGCCACCCAGCGGCTACGGGAACATGAGCAGGAAACCCCGGACTATAAGCGCATTCCGGTGGTTGCTCTCACCGCCCATGCCCTGCCTGAATACCGGGAAAAAGCCCTGAATAATGGCTTTGATGATTTCCTCAGCAAACCCATCCGTCAGGAACAGCTGCGCCAGTTATGCCTGCGCTGGCTGCTGCCACCATCCGACGAAAGCTGCTAA